Proteins from a single region of Dyadobacter fanqingshengii:
- a CDS encoding LysM peptidoglycan-binding domain-containing protein — MEDEFPKKRNVRPTEKSNLPIVTLLVLVLLVLAMLYVGYEYISDSSSNSEELTSVVVDSTLDEQSVGEPITDEPAEALETTPAEKTAEPAKEKPKEAEKETTPAISASSVGGEQITHTVKSGESFSTIASRYNLKTETLKGLNSSSPELKSDVTKLKIQVQAVHTVGPGDVLRVVAGKYGITKEALMKANGRTRDFSERGEKLIIPFPSKK; from the coding sequence ATGGAAGACGAATTCCCTAAAAAAAGAAATGTCCGTCCGACCGAAAAGTCCAACCTCCCTATTGTTACGCTTCTGGTGTTGGTTCTTTTGGTATTAGCAATGTTGTACGTGGGGTATGAATACATTTCAGACAGTTCTTCCAACTCCGAGGAGCTTACCTCGGTTGTTGTAGATTCGACATTGGATGAACAAAGTGTCGGCGAGCCGATCACAGATGAACCTGCCGAAGCGCTGGAAACTACACCTGCTGAGAAAACAGCTGAACCGGCAAAAGAAAAACCAAAAGAGGCCGAAAAAGAAACAACTCCCGCTATTTCGGCATCCTCCGTGGGTGGAGAACAAATTACACATACAGTAAAAAGCGGTGAAAGCTTTTCGACTATTGCATCCCGCTACAATTTAAAAACGGAAACATTAAAGGGCTTGAATTCGTCCAGTCCTGAATTAAAGTCTGATGTTACGAAACTTAAAATACAGGTTCAGGCGGTGCATACGGTTGGTCCGGGTGATGTTTTGAGGGTTGTTGCAGGCAAATATGGTATTACCAAAGAAGCGCTCATGAAAGCGAATGGCAGAACAAGGGATTTCTCCGAAAGAGGTGAAAAACTGATCATTCCTTTTCCTTCCAAAAAATAG
- the purE gene encoding 5-(carboxyamino)imidazole ribonucleotide mutase — MVGIIMGSLSDRKIMQQAADALSELGIDFEMEIVSAHRTPERMLEYASTARSRGLQVIIAGAGGAAHLPGMVASLTSLPVIGVPVLSSNSIDGWDSVLSILQMPSGVPVATVALDGARNAGILAAQIIGASNQEVGKRLDLFKEGLKEKVAVMNQELRNHLGS; from the coding sequence ATGGTTGGAATCATAATGGGAAGCCTGTCGGACCGGAAAATCATGCAGCAAGCAGCTGACGCACTTTCCGAGCTTGGGATCGACTTCGAAATGGAGATCGTTTCCGCACACCGGACTCCCGAACGCATGCTGGAATATGCCTCAACGGCCAGAAGCCGCGGATTACAGGTCATCATCGCCGGCGCGGGCGGCGCGGCGCATTTGCCGGGAATGGTTGCTTCACTCACTTCCTTGCCCGTTATAGGCGTTCCCGTTCTTTCAAGTAATTCGATAGATGGCTGGGATTCGGTGCTGTCCATTTTGCAAATGCCATCGGGCGTTCCGGTTGCAACGGTTGCATTGGATGGTGCCAGAAATGCCGGAATATTGGCTGCGCAGATTATTGGAGCCAGCAATCAGGAAGTTGGAAAACGGCTCGATTTGTTCAAAGAAGGCTTAAAAGAAAAAGTTGCGGTGATGAATCAGGAATTGAGAAATCACCTTGGAAGTTAG
- a CDS encoding 5-(carboxyamino)imidazole ribonucleotide synthase, producing the protein MLSSRIGILGGGQLGLMLLQAAVDWNLDIHVLDPDAEAPCRQIAPHFQQGSLQDYDTVYNFGKDLDVITIEIEKVNVNALEALEKEGKKIFPQPSVIRQIQDKRVQKQFYKENNLPTADFILTENREDVYKNASFLPAFHKLGKDGYDGRGVQRLTSEADIEKAFEQPGLLEKAVPFEKELAVIVARNVKGEITTFPTVEMVFHPELNLVEYLFAPAEIEKSVEERAQEIAKQTAEAFQIVGLLAVELFMTADGEILINEVAPRPHNSGHHTIRANATSQYEQHWRAILDLPLGSTHAYGPSAMVNLLGEEGYEGPAIYEGMEKLLATEQVFPFLYWKAITKSFRKMGHITIMDADIASLKRKVDFVKQNIRVISK; encoded by the coding sequence ATGCTTTCATCGCGAATAGGAATTCTTGGCGGCGGCCAACTAGGACTTATGCTTTTGCAAGCCGCTGTGGACTGGAATCTGGACATCCATGTCCTTGACCCCGACGCAGAGGCTCCATGCAGACAAATTGCCCCTCACTTCCAACAAGGCTCTTTACAGGATTATGACACGGTTTATAATTTCGGTAAAGACCTGGATGTGATCACAATAGAAATCGAAAAAGTGAATGTTAATGCGTTAGAGGCGCTGGAAAAGGAAGGAAAAAAGATCTTCCCGCAACCATCTGTAATCCGCCAGATCCAGGATAAACGGGTTCAGAAGCAGTTTTACAAAGAAAATAACCTCCCTACCGCGGACTTTATTTTAACAGAAAACCGGGAAGACGTTTATAAAAACGCCTCCTTTTTACCAGCATTTCATAAGCTGGGAAAAGACGGTTACGACGGCCGCGGCGTGCAGCGGTTAACTTCCGAAGCAGACATTGAAAAGGCTTTCGAGCAGCCCGGACTATTGGAAAAAGCAGTGCCTTTCGAAAAGGAACTGGCCGTGATTGTAGCGCGGAATGTGAAGGGCGAAATTACAACGTTCCCAACCGTGGAAATGGTTTTTCATCCCGAATTAAACCTTGTGGAATATCTTTTTGCTCCCGCAGAAATTGAAAAATCGGTTGAAGAAAGAGCGCAGGAAATAGCAAAACAAACCGCGGAAGCTTTCCAGATCGTCGGTCTTCTGGCGGTGGAGCTTTTTATGACAGCGGACGGCGAAATCCTCATTAACGAAGTGGCACCACGACCGCATAACAGCGGGCACCACACCATACGTGCCAATGCAACTTCCCAATACGAGCAGCACTGGCGGGCCATTCTGGATTTGCCGCTTGGCAGCACGCACGCTTACGGACCATCTGCTATGGTGAATTTGCTGGGTGAAGAAGGCTACGAGGGCCCGGCTATTTATGAAGGAATGGAGAAATTGTTGGCTACTGAACAGGTTTTCCCGTTCCTTTACTGGAAGGCCATTACAAAATCATTCAGAAAAATGGGCCACATTACCATTATGGATGCCGATATCGCGTCTTTAAAGAGAAAGGTTGATTTTGTTAAGCAGAATATTAGAGTAATCAGTAAGTAA
- a CDS encoding BatA domain-containing protein produces the protein MGFLFPSFLWGLLAVSVPIAIHIFNFRRTKKVYFTNVAFLKAVETKTRSVRQVKHWLVLAARVLAIICLALAFAQPFLPAKNNFAVDRKGITSLYLDNSLSMESELNNKRYLDIATARLSELLGLFRNATSLQLVTNDFSAQEQGLYASEKLRDRLTTIGLSNTPRTFEQVYKRQENLMARHQHPGKNQLFWFSDFQKSTSGNLSGLKTDTTNQLFLVPVQAAAEKNVFVDSAWLNTPFIRELQNNILFVKVSNSGSEAARNVVLKLNLDNTQASTASVNVPANGSATAKFNFNLKGKGYKKGQITFDDFPVTFDNNYYFVLNASPLIRVLHIYGQKSTGNYIENVYANDSLFSLQSYSANNVDPGLIKKTDLVVLEGVTALSGSLPQDLQELIRNGGSITVIPPAAPNTESYNGFLARLGVNGLAATQNGDPAPVAFAAPDRNNPFFSDVFEESVRQELNLNLPSASPVWSWANAGQMVLALRNGQTYLNQVTSGTGKLYLFAAPLNPEYGNIAQHAIFVPIMYKIAASSVRAQRTSFKFDENPISLNVEKAQPNTVYKLRRNKTEVIPVQRIAGNQLLLEIPQGDQLGEGLDAGYFELLKDNKVEQIIALNHNNAESKLQYYSPDELRTIFAGQKNIQVFDRIDDDAFSTAFQQQNMGTNLWKYFLYAALFFLLVEIALIRFLK, from the coding sequence ATGGGTTTCCTTTTTCCATCATTTTTGTGGGGTCTTCTGGCTGTTTCGGTTCCAATTGCGATTCATATATTTAATTTCCGTCGTACCAAAAAAGTCTATTTTACCAACGTCGCATTTTTAAAAGCCGTAGAAACAAAAACGCGGTCGGTAAGGCAGGTTAAACATTGGCTGGTGCTAGCGGCGCGCGTTTTGGCGATCATCTGCCTTGCGCTGGCATTCGCTCAGCCGTTTTTACCTGCAAAAAACAATTTCGCCGTAGACCGGAAAGGCATTACCAGCTTATACCTGGATAACTCGCTGAGCATGGAAAGCGAGCTCAACAACAAACGCTATCTTGATATTGCAACCGCGCGTTTGAGCGAATTATTGGGACTTTTCAGAAACGCAACTTCCCTTCAACTCGTTACCAATGATTTTTCGGCCCAGGAACAGGGCTTATATGCTTCGGAAAAATTACGCGATAGGCTGACAACCATTGGTTTATCAAATACACCGCGCACATTTGAGCAGGTTTATAAAAGACAGGAGAACCTCATGGCCCGGCATCAGCATCCGGGTAAAAATCAGCTTTTCTGGTTTTCAGATTTTCAAAAAAGCACTTCCGGAAATCTCTCCGGGCTTAAAACAGATACGACCAATCAACTTTTCCTGGTGCCCGTTCAGGCTGCTGCGGAGAAGAATGTTTTCGTAGATTCCGCATGGCTCAACACACCTTTTATCCGTGAGTTGCAGAATAACATTCTCTTCGTAAAAGTCAGCAATTCCGGCTCCGAAGCAGCCCGGAATGTTGTTTTGAAGCTGAATCTCGACAATACGCAAGCTTCAACAGCCTCCGTGAATGTGCCTGCGAACGGCAGCGCGACAGCGAAATTCAATTTTAATCTGAAAGGGAAAGGCTACAAAAAAGGACAGATTACATTTGACGATTTCCCCGTAACATTCGATAACAATTATTATTTCGTCCTCAATGCTTCACCATTGATTCGCGTGCTGCACATTTATGGGCAAAAGTCAACGGGGAATTACATTGAAAATGTCTATGCCAATGACAGCCTGTTTTCGCTCCAAAGTTACAGTGCCAATAATGTTGACCCGGGTTTGATAAAAAAAACTGATTTGGTTGTTTTAGAGGGTGTTACAGCACTTTCTGGTTCTTTACCGCAGGATTTGCAGGAGCTCATTCGGAACGGCGGCAGCATAACGGTGATCCCACCAGCCGCTCCCAACACCGAAAGTTATAACGGCTTCCTTGCGCGGCTTGGCGTTAATGGTCTCGCTGCCACACAGAATGGCGATCCCGCGCCAGTTGCGTTTGCTGCGCCGGATCGCAACAATCCGTTTTTCAGCGATGTTTTTGAAGAATCTGTGCGGCAGGAGTTGAATCTGAATTTGCCCTCCGCTTCACCCGTTTGGAGCTGGGCAAACGCCGGGCAAATGGTGCTGGCATTGCGTAACGGCCAGACTTATCTGAACCAGGTTACATCTGGCACAGGGAAGCTCTATCTCTTCGCAGCGCCATTAAATCCTGAATACGGAAACATTGCCCAGCATGCTATTTTCGTGCCGATCATGTACAAAATCGCCGCATCCAGCGTGCGCGCGCAACGCACTTCTTTCAAGTTTGACGAGAATCCGATTAGTCTGAATGTGGAAAAGGCGCAACCCAACACCGTTTATAAATTAAGAAGAAATAAAACGGAGGTCATTCCAGTGCAACGCATCGCCGGAAACCAGCTTTTACTGGAAATCCCGCAAGGTGATCAGCTGGGCGAAGGGCTGGATGCTGGTTATTTTGAATTACTAAAAGACAACAAAGTAGAGCAGATCATCGCATTGAATCACAACAACGCAGAATCAAAACTGCAATACTATTCCCCCGACGAGCTCAGGACCATTTTCGCAGGCCAAAAGAACATCCAAGTTTTCGACCGCATCGACGACGACGCGTTCTCAACAGCATTCCAGCAACAAAACATGGGAACCAACCTCTGGAAATATTTCCTATACGCCGCCCTTTTCTTCCTGCTGGTGGAGATCGCCTTGATCAGGTTTTTGAAATGA
- a CDS encoding YcxB family protein, protein MAKVSVNKHQPVYQMPTNPAAVRTKRYALPTKKYIALAMRHFFKTQMKWGLIPLALILINAVLNLTGVYPNLWIYITVFVGALLYVLFWLVQFTGITQLAQYKPMFEKFAYEIDNRQILMKLNQKEGSVMKWEQILDAYKDKDAYVLVISKGQFLYLPFSIFTSEHDIKVFERIMKQKEFLKA, encoded by the coding sequence ATGGCCAAAGTTTCGGTGAATAAACACCAGCCCGTCTATCAGATGCCTACGAACCCGGCTGCGGTTCGTACAAAAAGATACGCTTTACCCACTAAAAAATACATTGCCCTTGCTATGCGTCACTTTTTTAAAACGCAGATGAAATGGGGATTGATACCATTGGCGCTGATCCTGATCAATGCCGTTCTGAACCTCACTGGCGTTTATCCAAATTTGTGGATTTACATTACGGTATTTGTCGGCGCGTTGCTATATGTGCTGTTTTGGCTGGTCCAGTTTACAGGCATTACGCAGCTTGCCCAATACAAGCCGATGTTTGAGAAGTTCGCTTACGAAATCGATAATCGTCAGATCCTGATGAAATTGAACCAGAAAGAGGGCAGTGTGATGAAATGGGAGCAGATATTAGACGCTTACAAGGATAAGGATGCTTATGTGCTGGTCATTTCAAAAGGCCAGTTTTTATATCTGCCTTTCAGCATTTTTACTTCTGAACACGATATCAAGGTTTTTGAGCGAATCATGAAGCAAAAAGAATTTTTGAAAGCGTAA
- a CDS encoding DUF1684 domain-containing protein: MKSVLNTLGLLLITVSLAGAQDFKKETDKYRKKYKDEFLSSANSPLKQADLPFLQFYEPDSTYRVVAKFEKSRGQSFEMPTYSGVNKTYVKYGRVKFRINGRKQTLTVYRSLSLQQLAKYKDYLFIPFKDKTNGDESYGGGRYLDLKTTDIKDGELVLDFNKAYNPYCAYSDGYNCPIPPAPNHLPIAITAGEKKFGKDHQQAQLK, encoded by the coding sequence ATGAAAAGCGTTTTAAACACACTCGGGTTATTGCTGATTACAGTTTCACTGGCTGGTGCGCAGGATTTTAAGAAGGAGACTGATAAATACAGAAAAAAATACAAAGATGAATTTCTGAGTTCAGCTAACTCCCCCTTAAAACAAGCCGATTTACCGTTTTTACAATTCTATGAGCCCGATTCAACTTACCGGGTTGTGGCAAAGTTTGAAAAAAGCCGGGGTCAATCTTTTGAAATGCCCACCTATAGCGGTGTAAATAAGACTTATGTCAAATATGGCAGAGTTAAATTTCGCATCAACGGGAGAAAACAGACATTAACCGTTTACAGAAGTCTGAGTTTACAGCAACTTGCGAAGTATAAAGATTATCTTTTTATTCCCTTTAAAGACAAAACAAATGGTGACGAGTCATATGGCGGAGGACGCTATCTGGATCTCAAAACCACTGATATAAAAGACGGCGAACTGGTGCTGGACTTCAACAAGGCATATAATCCCTACTGTGCTTACAGTGATGGCTATAATTGCCCTATCCCACCGGCGCCCAATCATTTGCCCATTGCGATCACGGCCGGAGAAAAGAAATTCGGTAAGGACCACCAGCAGGCGCAATTGAAATAG
- a CDS encoding OsmC family protein → MINRKATAVWKGTGKEGTGTVSTQSTVLENTQYSFNTRFAEGKGTNPEELIAAAHASCFAMKLSFELNAAGFTADELNATATVTLDPAKGQVTKSAIDLKAKVPGVDTDQFAQIADKAKKECPISQLLNAEITLNAELVSE, encoded by the coding sequence ATGATTAACCGTAAAGCAACAGCCGTTTGGAAAGGAACCGGTAAAGAAGGAACAGGGACCGTAAGCACGCAAAGTACTGTGTTGGAGAATACCCAATATTCGTTCAACACCCGTTTCGCTGAGGGCAAAGGAACCAATCCTGAGGAGCTGATCGCAGCCGCTCACGCAAGCTGTTTTGCTATGAAACTTAGCTTTGAGCTCAATGCCGCTGGTTTTACAGCAGACGAACTGAATGCAACTGCAACTGTAACATTGGATCCTGCAAAAGGACAGGTTACAAAAAGTGCGATTGACTTGAAAGCAAAAGTTCCAGGCGTTGATACAGATCAATTTGCGCAAATTGCAGATAAGGCGAAAAAAGAATGCCCGATTTCCCAATTGCTGAATGCGGAAATTACATTGAATGCAGAATTGGTTTCAGAATAA
- the hemW gene encoding radical SAM family heme chaperone HemW, with the protein MHLYLHIPFCRQACHYCDFHFSTNTSNKRAVVEAIANEIILRKDYLPKADIETIYFGGGTPSLLDEEELHLLLNTINRHFTVASNAEITLEANPDDLQREKLQQFYNAGINRLSIGIQSFHEPHLKFLNRIHSAHEGEHCVRTAQEIGIKNISIDLIYAIPAPDHGILLQDMQKAFSLDIAHISAYCLTIEPQTAFGSWLKKKKIQPIDEEYAAQQFEMLVKTLAENGYEQYEISNFARNGHYSMHNSSYWKQRPYLGVGPSAHSYNGVSREYNVSNNARYLEAIQNQIIPATLETLSPADQTNEYLLTGLRTKWGVNKEKLEMLSGRSFLSTHHADLEKMTEKNWIREDADNWYLTDSGKLFADRISSDLFIDGELN; encoded by the coding sequence ATGCATTTATACCTTCATATTCCCTTTTGCAGACAGGCTTGCCATTATTGCGACTTTCATTTCAGCACGAATACGTCCAACAAACGCGCTGTCGTTGAGGCGATTGCCAATGAGATCATCCTAAGGAAAGATTACCTGCCCAAAGCGGATATTGAAACCATTTATTTCGGCGGCGGCACGCCTTCGTTGCTGGACGAAGAGGAATTGCATCTGTTGCTTAATACGATCAATCGACATTTTACAGTCGCTTCTAACGCAGAAATAACGCTTGAAGCCAATCCTGACGATCTGCAAAGGGAGAAGTTGCAGCAATTTTACAATGCAGGGATAAACAGGCTGAGTATTGGCATACAATCCTTTCACGAACCACATTTGAAATTCCTGAACAGGATTCATTCCGCTCACGAAGGAGAACATTGCGTGAGAACTGCACAGGAAATTGGCATCAAGAACATTTCCATCGATCTCATTTATGCAATTCCTGCCCCCGATCACGGCATTTTATTGCAGGATATGCAAAAAGCATTTTCGCTGGACATTGCGCACATTTCTGCTTATTGTCTCACCATCGAGCCGCAAACTGCATTTGGAAGCTGGCTTAAAAAGAAGAAGATCCAGCCTATTGACGAAGAATATGCGGCGCAGCAATTTGAAATGCTCGTGAAAACATTGGCTGAAAATGGTTATGAACAATACGAGATCTCGAATTTTGCCAGAAACGGCCATTACAGCATGCATAACAGCTCGTATTGGAAACAAAGGCCGTATTTAGGTGTTGGCCCGAGTGCGCATTCGTACAATGGCGTCAGCCGGGAATACAATGTTTCCAACAACGCCCGTTATCTTGAAGCCATTCAAAATCAGATCATTCCTGCAACTTTGGAAACGCTATCCCCAGCGGATCAGACCAATGAATATTTGCTAACCGGCCTTCGCACGAAATGGGGCGTGAATAAAGAAAAACTGGAAATGTTGTCTGGAAGATCCTTTCTTTCAACGCATCATGCAGACCTTGAAAAAATGACTGAGAAGAACTGGATCAGGGAAGATGCGGATAACTGGTATCTGACTGACTCGGGGAAGCTTTTTGCGGACAGAATATCCAGCGACCTTTTTATAGATGGAGAATTAAATTAG
- a CDS encoding TonB-dependent receptor: MRKFYIPSLLLSISIFVNPGKTAAQSDTLKVRELEEVTVNAFESKTDPLTTTATVGLITSRSLERFPTNTWANAVNTIPGVKMEERSPGSYRFSVRGSLIRSPFGVRNVKFYWNGIPFTDASGNTPLNSLDYGAVQNMEVIKGPGSSIYGAGTGGVVLLQSQQDNDFTNRFEQSVSFGKYGFQSRNSTIQVGDISVQYGHSEQDGYRNHSNMVRDAIRFTSSSKLGERSTLSILGMYSDLKYETPGGINLAQYQNNPKLARQSTPTVPGSEAQQAAIYTKLALIGGNYTLQLSDSWTQSNALYLTFTDFANPFISNYEKRDENGIGGRNIWQNRSQIGNVKTSWTTGFEWQYGKSAQRNYDNIGGKPDKQQTVEDIRTTSLSVFSQLEAVVFTDLTLSVGASYNTFKYKYERFFALPYSKEERKFDGIFVPRFAANKVIAKNWAVVASYSGGYSPPTLQEVRPSAGGFRRDLEAEKGMNTEFGIRKTGKVITGEISLYHFGLRETIVRRTNEAGAEFFINAGKTRQNGLEWTIAYDILSDPKLPVMLKLWNTGTATKYTFESFQQADVDLSGKRIPGIPKFSQTSGVDALFRYGFAAFVTYQHGSSFYLNDANTVENTPYNQWIARVSWKKSWGQHFYSELSASAEKVNAGIYSLGYDLNAFGNRYYNGAPKDNLWAGVKIGWEWQKNSK; the protein is encoded by the coding sequence ATGCGCAAATTTTACATTCCCAGCCTTTTATTATCGATATCAATTTTTGTTAATCCGGGAAAAACCGCAGCGCAAAGTGATACACTGAAAGTCCGTGAACTGGAAGAAGTTACTGTGAATGCTTTCGAATCAAAAACGGACCCGCTTACCACCACAGCAACGGTCGGACTGATCACGTCACGATCCCTGGAAAGGTTTCCGACTAACACCTGGGCTAATGCAGTAAATACAATTCCCGGCGTTAAAATGGAAGAGCGCTCACCAGGAAGTTACCGTTTCTCCGTCCGCGGAAGCCTCATCCGCTCGCCGTTCGGGGTGCGTAATGTCAAGTTTTACTGGAATGGGATCCCTTTCACGGATGCGAGCGGAAACACGCCGCTGAATTCGCTGGATTATGGGGCTGTTCAAAATATGGAGGTGATCAAAGGCCCGGGAAGCAGCATTTACGGAGCAGGAACGGGCGGGGTTGTATTGCTGCAAAGCCAGCAAGACAATGATTTCACCAACCGCTTCGAGCAAAGTGTGAGTTTTGGTAAATATGGTTTTCAAAGCAGAAATTCGACAATCCAGGTTGGTGACATTTCTGTACAATATGGCCATAGCGAGCAGGACGGATATCGAAACCACAGCAATATGGTAAGGGATGCGATCCGCTTCACTTCTTCCTCGAAATTGGGTGAGCGAAGCACATTATCCATTCTCGGCATGTATTCGGACTTGAAATATGAAACGCCGGGCGGCATTAACCTGGCACAATATCAAAACAACCCGAAACTGGCCAGACAATCTACCCCGACGGTGCCGGGGAGCGAGGCGCAGCAGGCTGCTATTTACACTAAACTAGCATTAATAGGAGGCAATTACACATTGCAGCTCTCGGATAGCTGGACGCAGTCTAATGCTTTGTATCTCACATTTACAGATTTTGCCAATCCGTTTATTTCAAACTATGAAAAACGCGATGAGAATGGCATTGGCGGCAGGAATATCTGGCAAAACCGCTCACAGATCGGCAATGTGAAAACAAGCTGGACAACCGGATTCGAATGGCAATATGGCAAATCAGCGCAGCGCAACTATGACAACATTGGCGGCAAGCCGGACAAGCAACAGACCGTGGAAGACATTCGCACCACGAGCCTTTCCGTTTTCAGCCAGTTGGAAGCAGTTGTATTTACAGACCTTACATTAAGTGTCGGCGCTAGTTACAATACATTTAAATACAAGTACGAACGGTTTTTCGCATTGCCATATAGCAAAGAGGAGCGCAAATTTGACGGCATATTTGTTCCAAGATTTGCGGCAAATAAGGTTATAGCGAAGAACTGGGCGGTTGTGGCGTCATACAGTGGCGGTTACTCCCCTCCTACATTGCAGGAAGTGCGGCCGTCTGCCGGTGGCTTCCGCAGGGATTTGGAAGCAGAAAAAGGCATGAATACGGAATTTGGAATCAGGAAAACCGGCAAAGTGATCACCGGGGAAATTAGTTTATATCATTTTGGATTGCGTGAAACCATTGTTCGACGCACGAATGAAGCAGGCGCCGAGTTTTTTATCAATGCAGGTAAAACACGCCAGAATGGATTGGAATGGACCATTGCTTATGACATCTTATCTGACCCTAAACTTCCGGTCATGCTTAAATTGTGGAATACAGGCACCGCAACAAAATATACTTTCGAAAGTTTTCAGCAAGCAGACGTGGATTTGAGTGGCAAAAGAATTCCTGGCATCCCTAAATTTTCACAAACATCTGGCGTAGACGCCCTTTTCAGATATGGCTTTGCTGCGTTCGTTACTTACCAGCACGGAAGCTCATTTTATTTGAACGATGCCAACACGGTTGAAAACACACCTTATAATCAATGGATTGCACGTGTAAGCTGGAAGAAAAGCTGGGGACAACATTTTTACAGCGAACTGTCGGCATCCGCCGAAAAAGTGAACGCTGGCATTTACAGTCTTGGTTATGACCTGAATGCATTTGGTAACCGTTACTACAATGGGGCACCGAAAGACAATTTGTGGGCTGGTGTCAAGATCGGCTGGGAGTGGCAGAAAAATTCCAAATAA
- the ctlX gene encoding citrulline utilization hydrolase CtlX — MRVITSSAQIQPQSTSRIMMIRPVRFGFNAETAESNEFQQPSFALSTHETAGDLAKEEFDLMIDQLKKAGVDLHVFDDNEDILRPDAVFSNNWVSFHQSGKVVLYPMMAENRRAERRLDIIERLKEDFKIEEIIDLSYFEEQGKFLEGTGSMVLDRRYKIAYACLSPRTHPEVLEAFAEALGYEIVAFSASDENGKPVYHTNVIMCVGDVFAVVCLEAIKDPDERQMVRAALEETKKYIVEITFDQVRHFAGNMLMVRNNKSDKFLVMSTQAYDSLTSHQRQALTDYARILHTDLGVIEGNGGGSARCMMTEIHLPRK, encoded by the coding sequence ATGCGCGTTATCACTTCATCCGCCCAGATTCAGCCCCAATCAACCTCCCGGATCATGATGATCAGGCCGGTGCGATTTGGCTTCAATGCAGAAACCGCAGAAAGCAACGAGTTTCAGCAGCCATCGTTTGCGCTTAGCACGCACGAAACTGCCGGCGATTTGGCGAAGGAAGAATTTGACCTGATGATCGATCAGTTGAAAAAAGCGGGTGTGGATCTTCATGTTTTTGATGACAATGAAGACATTCTAAGGCCGGATGCCGTTTTTTCCAACAATTGGGTGTCTTTTCACCAAAGCGGGAAAGTTGTTCTATATCCTATGATGGCGGAAAACCGCCGCGCCGAGCGCCGGTTGGACATTATAGAGCGCTTAAAAGAAGATTTCAAAATTGAGGAAATTATTGACCTCAGTTATTTTGAAGAACAAGGTAAATTCCTGGAAGGAACCGGCAGCATGGTGCTGGACCGTCGCTATAAAATCGCTTATGCCTGCCTTTCACCGCGTACGCATCCCGAAGTTTTGGAAGCGTTTGCAGAGGCTTTGGGTTATGAGATCGTTGCTTTTTCGGCTTCGGATGAAAATGGCAAGCCCGTTTACCACACCAATGTGATCATGTGTGTCGGGGATGTTTTCGCTGTGGTTTGCCTGGAAGCAATCAAAGATCCCGACGAGCGCCAGATGGTCCGGGCTGCACTGGAAGAAACCAAGAAATACATTGTTGAAATAACATTTGACCAGGTGCGGCATTTTGCAGGCAATATGCTGATGGTGCGTAACAACAAATCTGACAAGTTCCTCGTCATGTCCACCCAAGCCTATGACTCTTTAACCAGCCACCAACGGCAAGCGCTAACTGATTATGCCCGCATTTTGCATACGGACCTGGGTGTGATTGAAGGAAATGGCGGAGGGTCTGCCCGATGCATGATGACGGAAATTCACCTTCCCCGAAAGTAA